The following is a genomic window from Candidatus Melainabacteria bacterium RIFOXYA2_FULL_32_9.
CCTAGATCTGGTACCATAGACATTAAATAATCGTAAAGCTACAACAGGAAGTTTATAAACCTTGCCCCAATGCATTACATACTGCTCTGCAATGTTTTTTGTTAAAGCATAAGGGTATTGAGGTCTTATTTCGGCAATTTCAGGAGTTGGATAGACATCAGGAATTCCATAGCAAGATGATGATGCCGCATATAAGAAGCGTTTAACGTTGTGTTTTACAGAAGCCTGAAGCACATTTACAGTTCCATCAACATTAGATCTATGATAATTAATAGGTTTTTCTATTGAAGGAACTATATCAGCAAGAGCAGCAAGATGAAATACCCAATCAATATCCTCAAAATAAGGGGCAATTTTATCATATTCAACTATATCTGCTTCAATTAATCTTAAGTTTGGATTATCTTTATGATGCAGAAGATTTTGAGGTCTACCTGTAGAAAAATTATCTAAAACAGTGACATCGTGGCCTTCATCAAGTAACAAATCAACCAAATGTGATCCGATAAAGCCCGCCCCACCAGTTACAATAATCTTCATTGATTGAGAATTACACATTTCCGACTCCCGATAATATTATATAAAATTAACGTGCATAGGTGGATTTCCTGACGTTTCAGATAACTCCGCTTTGCCTAATTTAAAATCCCACAAAAACTCATTTACTTTATGCTGAAGACATAAGGTTCCACAATCTTTTCTGGCATCGAAATCCTTGGAAGTAATATAATTCATAACTTCCCAATATCTTTCACTTTGCCATATTTCTTTAAAAGATTTTTCTTTAATATTTCCTATATGAAATTTTTCTTTATATTTGCTGTTAAAAAGCATGCCACAAGGAGCAACAAGGCCTGAACCAGACATCTGAATTATAAATGGAGCCCCAAAGCACTTTGAATACTCTCTTTTACCTTTGCTCAAAATTTTTGACCATTTTGCTTTTACAAGATAATTTTCGTCTGAATATTCTTCAGCCTCTTTAAGAAGACTAAAAAGCTCATCATATTTGTCATATTCAACACCCAGAGAACCATCTTCGTCATCTGAGCAATGTTTAATAACTAAATAATCGACACCCAATTCTTTACCTAGTTGAACCAACGGCATTATATCATTGGCAAATTGGGGTAATAGAACCATTTGCAGGCCTATAGTTACATCCAGCTTTTGCTTTTCTTTGATTTCAACAGCTTTCCTGATTGTATTAACAACTTTATGATATGCTTTTACATCCACTCCATGAATATGTGCGTATCTTTCAGGGGTTCCTGCTGAAATATTGAAACGAAAATAACTTAAAGCTGGTAAAATTTCCTCTAATCTTTCATCCTTTATAGGATAACCATTTGTACCTATTGCCATATCAAGTCCATTAGCTTTTCCGTGCAAAATAGCATCATATACATGAGGAGAATGTGCACTTTCTCCATCACTTACAAAGCTGATAGCCTTAACCCCAATCTCAGCAGCATCATCCAGAAATCTAAAAATTACATCTTTAGATAGGTTATAACCTTCATTCTGTTGCAAAGTACCGTAGCAATAAATACATTTATATGAACAAGCTCTAGTGAGAGCGCAATCTATAGTAATTGGAGCTATTCTCTCACCTCTTAACCAGGCTTCAACTCTCTCTTTATGCCATAAAACTTTATGTCCATCCAAAACAATTTTGTCTTGTAGCTTATTCACTACTTATTCCCCTCTCCATAAACCTACTTATTTATCAATATAGTTATTTGATTCAAATGATCTTGTACTTTGATTATACCAACTAAAATTATAAAGTATCATCTTATAATAAATTATAATTCAAATAGATTATTGAGTTGATATCTTGAATATAAATTAAATTCATCCATAAATAAATTTTGTTTTACAATAAAAGCAAGAAAATAAATAGATGAATTCTAGATTTTTACAGTTGGAGAAGTGAAGTGGAAGAGAAGATTCTTCAAAAAAATGCAGAATTAGAAGATAATAATTGGTGGCATATTAGCAGACGTAAAATAATAGAGACTGCAATTGAAAAATATATTGGCAAATTTCCTGCTGATGCACAGATTCTTGATGTTGGATGCGGAACAGGTGGAAACTTTGACTTAATTTGTAATTACAGTAAAAATATTTCCGGAATAGAGTCAGATTCATATGCTCTAGGGATAGCCAGACAAAAATATGCATCTATTAATATTTCTCAAGGCGACTTACCCTACAATATACCTGTTCAAGAAAATAATTTTGATGCAATTTTTTTACTTGATGTACTCGAACACATTGATGATGATTTATCTTCTTTGCAAACACTTTTTTCAAAATTAAAATCGGGTGGACATTTAATAATAACGGTTCCAGCTTTTAATTTTTTATGGAGTAACCATGATACAGTAAATCATCATAAAAGAAGATACTCATTAAATGAACTAATTGGGAAAGTCAAGAAAAATAGCTTCCAAATTAAATGTGCAAGCTATTTTAATACATGGCTATTCCCATTAATTGCACTTGTAAGAATTATAAAAAGCAAAACACCAACGTTAAAAGATAAAAGCGATCTTTTCACACCACCTAAAGCTGTAAATAATATCCTTACCTGCATAATGTCTAGTGAGAGGTTCTTTATTAGAGATTCAAAGCTTCCGTTTGGGGTATCAATTATTGTTATAGCTCAAAAGCCGTAATTTATAACTAATAATCTCATTTTACTCATCTCTCACTTCATATTATAATTAACCTGAATAGCTAGTTAGCTAAAACCAGCATGAATATTGAGTAAAAATTCTCAAAAATTATAGAGAATCCCCAAAGAGGCGAAGCCTCTTTGTTACCTATGGGTGGTTGTGGGTGGGTGTTTTGAGAATTTTTTAATAAAATTAATTAGCGATTGGGGTTAATTATGTGATACTATAAACCAGAATGTCTGGATAAGTAATTCTATATTTTATATGGTGTGTAAATTATGTACTTAGAATCAATTTTCTATGGAATTTCATTTTTCCTTATTATTTTAATTATTCATATAGCAATATGGCGATTAATTAAGCCTAAAAAGCATATGAGTTCAATATTTGCAATTTTTCTTGTAATACCTTTTATTATATTTATTGGGTTATTCGTCCTATCCATACAAGGAAAATTATTTAATTTTACAGAACTTTTAAAAACTTCTTTGTTATATTTAGCCCTTGCCTGTGCATATATTCAAACTTATCCTCCAGCACAAGCAAATGCACCGTCTTTACAAATAATCCATCTTATCGGTAAAGCCAAATCCAAAGGATTAACGGAAGAAGAAATAATGAATATCTTTAATCTCAATAATCTGGTACAAGATCGAATTGATGATCTCATTGTCGAAGGCTTTGTACTTGAAGAAGATGGTAAGCTTTACCTGAAAAATAAAGGTAAAATACTATCTACAACTTTTTATTTTTACCGCAAGCTTTACGGACTAAGTCAGGGAGAAGGTTAAGAGAAATATGGCTGAGAATTACTTAACATTAATAATACTTGCAATATCGCCATTAATGCTTATGATTTTTCATATTTTATTCATACGTATAATTCATTTATACAAATTAGACATATCAAACCAATTATCTCTGGTTTTAAGTATGTTATTTTTAAATATCCCATTACTTTTAGGGGTTTATCTTTTGAATAAAGACTTATCCAGCTTAATATATACATTTATTATTTATAATTCTCTTGCATATTCATATTTTCACTTCTTTAACCTGAGTGAAACAGCAAGGAGAATAAAGATTCTCCTCGAAATAAAACATAAAAAACACATAGTAATTGAAGAATTAACAAAGCATTATAAGCCTGATTTTATGGTCAAAACAAGACTCAAAAGGCTTATTGACTTAAAACAAATAAAAAAACAGGATAATAAATATATTTTAATCGGAAAATCTATGCTGGTTGGTGCTATACTGGTAAATATGTGGAGAAAGCTTCTGGGTTTTGAATAAAATGTGGTGTAAACGATGAAAGTCTTATTTATACAGAAATATGTTTTTGCTTACTTGGGTATTATATCAATAACAGGTTATTTACAAAAATATCAACATGAAAGTTCTGTACTTATTGATAATTTGATCGATAGAAAAGACTTAATTAAGAAAATAGAAGAAGAAAATCCAGATGTAATATGCTTTTCTCTAATGTCAACCGATCATTCCTGGTTTACTGAGATAATAAAGCCAATCAAAAGCAATTTTCCAGATATACCAATATTAGTAGGAGGTGTACACTCAATACTGTACCCTGAAGATATAGCCTCAATTCCAGAAGTTGACTATGTCTGTTACGGAGAAGGTGAAGCTACAATCCTCCAGCTTTTAGAATATCTGAAAAAAGAAAAAACAATTGATGAAGTTAATGGAATAGCTTACAAAAAAGATGGTGAAATTCATAAAAATCCTTTAAATAATCTTATTTCCTTAGATGATTTTACAGATAACAGAAAAATATATTTTGATCACTATAAAATCCTTAGAGAAATACCTTTTAAAGTATTTAACAGCTCAAGAGGCTGTCCATATACCTGCACTTTTTGTTCAAATAAGTATTTACAAAGAGTATTTAAAGGTACAGGCCCTTATGTAAGACAGAAACCAGTTGATCACTTCATTTCAGAGATAAAATACGTAAAAGATAATTACGATATGAAATTCGTATTTATAGCTGATGATCTTTTCACCTGGAATAAAGAATGGTTGAAAGAATTTTCTCAAAAATATAAAACAATTATAGGGATTCCCTTTTTCTGCACTGCTCGAGCTGATAGACTTGATGAAGAAATTGTACAATATCTTGCAGACGGTGGATGCACCTGTGTTTCTTGTGGAGTTGAGACAGGAAATCCAGAAATAAGAAAAGAAATTCTCAATAAAAATATTACAGATGAAGACTTTATAAGAGCAGGAAAATTACTCAGAAAAGCTGGTATTCTCTTACAAACATCTAATATGTTCTGTTTACCAAATGAAACAGTCGAAGATGCTATAAAAACTATTGATTTAAATATAAAAATGGGAACAGCTTTTACCTTATCAGCAATTTTAATGCCTTTTCCGAAAACAGATCTTGCAAATAAATGCATTGAAATGGGAATTCTAAAACCAGATTACTCTTTTAAAGATATGCCGGTATCTTTTGCGACAAATTCTGTCTTAAGTATAAAAGACAAAGATACAATTGAGAGGATCCAGAAAGTTTCATCTCTTGCAATTCAATATCCAAAACTTAGAAATCTTTTAATATTTTTAGCTAAACACGTAAAATTTAGACCTCTACATTTTGCTTTCTTTGTCCTAGGAACTATTCTTAGATTCCGTATTGAAAGAAACCTCAATATTTTTGAGACTTTCTGCCATTTATGGATTTATAGAAAAAACATTTAATTGACTTCTAGCACTTGCTTATTTCTATTTGTTATTCCCTGCCAGATAATAACAAATACCATCAAAGTCATTATTATTGGATTTAATAGAATATTTATATTATATAGTTCCCCTAAAATATAAATATATAAATAATCTTTAGGAATTAATAATAAGCCAAAAGACACTGCATAAAACATATCAAACTTTGATAAGTCCTTACTATCCCAAAATAACCATAATGGAATAAATAAATGTAATAACTTATAATCTCCAGAGATTGGAGTAAAAAGTATCGCTGAAAGAAGCAATAATGCTATCTTTTTCCAGAGCTGCTTTTCTACAAAGGCTACATAAGCTGCAATTAATGAAAATAAAGCTATTACTACTATAGAATATATCTTATAAGCCTTGATTAAAACATTAACGTCTAAGCTATTTTCAAGTTTAAATACAATAACAGGTAAAATTCCTGATATGGTATTAATCGTAATTACGCTATGCATCTTGAATATTAAGAGTTTTAATATTCCATACAAACTAGAGGAATATCCCAAACCCCAATTGCCTATTGCATAATCCATTACCACAGTAGTCATCCATTTTAATAGACAAATTATATTTGAAAATGCACTACCTTTTAGAATTACCAGACTTATTAAACTAATAAATAAAGTTAATAAAAGAGTATAAAATATCTCTTTATACTTTTTATCTGAGAAAAATAAAACTAAAAGTGTAATGGGATAAAGTTTCATAGCAATGGCAAAAGATAAAAATATAATACTTTTAGAGAAATCTTTTTTTACATAAAAATAAGTAAATAATGCTAAAAATATAAATAATACAAGCTCAAAATTTGCTCTATCTATAGCAAGCAAAAAAGGATATGTCATAAAAGAGAAAATAAAAACATATTTTATCAAAGTTATCTTGTTAAAAGACGGACATTGAAATTTTAAATTTTTATAGTTGAAATACACGAAAAAAAGAATAAAAGCAATGATCATAAACAAAAACGAGATCTTGGCAGATATTAGAGTAAATAAATAAATTACAAAATATGCGAATGGAAAATAATTTACATACATAAATGTCTGGCAATATGGATTCAAGTCTTTCGACAAATTATATACGTTAAAAAAGTCCATAAATTTATCGCCTGGAATAAATAAAAATGTGTTAAACGGATAATTCAGATTTAAATACGTGCCCAATATGTAATGATAAAAAACAGATAATACGAACCCAACAATAATTATCAGAGAAATAACATTTATTTTGCTTTCTTTATCCAATATTTCTCACTCCCACATCTATTTCTTAAGTATATCATAATGGAATACTACTATTTCTCTAAAATAATTAACGACTTAAGCTAAACTAATCAAGGAACTATATGGATTCATAATGATCTAAAAAGAATATTTAATATACATTCCGGCTCTTTGTGTATCATCTAAGATTATATGCTGGATATAAGAGGCATTTATCTGAATTCTCAAGTTGCTAATCCTTAAAAACGGGACTTCTTTTACTGAATATTCAAAAACAAGATCATTTTCCAATCTTTGTCTAAAATCAAGCTCATTATGCCTTGCAATTATATTAATATTATCTGTCAGAGAAAGGGCATTACTCACAAACCAATTATCTGAAAACCCTTTTTTCGATCCATAATTGTCTTCTCTTGAATATCCCCCTTTAATAGCATATTTTCCAGCCTTATAGCCTGTAAAAAAGCTATATGCATTTTGTTTTATAACACTGTTAGGATCGGTATTATATCCTCCGCCAATCTCAAGGTTGCCTAATTCAGGATATTTATACAAAGGTTTTATAGCAACTTGACCTCCTGTCGTAAGTTTTCCATCTCCTGTGAGCTTATCTTCCTGATTAGCTGCATTTAAAGAATAATCTAAAAATTCCCAGTCCCAACCAATTTTCATACTCAAATCATCAGATGATTTATTTTTTGCAGCTTGAGACTTATTGACTGCATTTAAAAAAACTTTGGATCTGGCTTCTTTTGGCCCAACTAATATTTTAGTTTGCCCCAAATATATTGTATTACTAGAATTAGAATTAACATTTGCTGAGAATAAGTTTTTTTGTTTATCCGACAAACTGCTTTTTACAATAGGCCTATTATTTAAATGATAATTTAATCTATTATTAAACTGAATTCCTGTAACATCAAGCTGCACCTCCTCCAAAGGCACCATCTCAAACATTGATGTACCACATTCTAACCTGCTAATCGACTCATTTAAATTATTATTTTCAGTGAGGTTTTCAGGCTCAGATTTTAAAACTTCTATTGGCGATAAATCCCGAGACTCTTTTGTTGAAATATCTTTTCCTAATACAGCCTGATTAAAACATAAACTCAATATTAGTAAGATTATATAAAAATCTTTTTTTAGCATAAGACCCCCAAAAAGATATTT
Proteins encoded in this region:
- a CDS encoding radical SAM protein, which translates into the protein MNKLQDKIVLDGHKVLWHKERVEAWLRGERIAPITIDCALTRACSYKCIYCYGTLQQNEGYNLSKDVIFRFLDDAAEIGVKAISFVSDGESAHSPHVYDAILHGKANGLDMAIGTNGYPIKDERLEEILPALSYFRFNISAGTPERYAHIHGVDVKAYHKVVNTIRKAVEIKEKQKLDVTIGLQMVLLPQFANDIMPLVQLGKELGVDYLVIKHCSDDEDGSLGVEYDKYDELFSLLKEAEEYSDENYLVKAKWSKILSKGKREYSKCFGAPFIIQMSGSGLVAPCGMLFNSKYKEKFHIGNIKEKSFKEIWQSERYWEVMNYITSKDFDARKDCGTLCLQHKVNEFLWDFKLGKAELSETSGNPPMHVNFI
- a CDS encoding NAD-dependent dehydratase, with product MKIIVTGGAGFIGSHLVDLLLDEGHDVTVLDNFSTGRPQNLLHHKDNPNLRLIEADIVEYDKIAPYFEDIDWVFHLAALADIVPSIEKPINYHRSNVDGTVNVLQASVKHNVKRFLYAASSSCYGIPDVYPTPEIAEIRPQYPYALTKNIAEQYVMHWGKVYKLPVVALRLFNVYGTRSRTSGTYGAVFGVFLAQKLANKPFTVVGDGAQTRDFTYVTDVADAFFTAAKSDIVNEVMNVGSDDTYSVNRIVELLDGDVVYIPKRPGEPDCTYADISKIKKSLNWTPKVSIEEGVRRILENIDYWKEAPVWDKDSIQEATKTWFKYLS